From a region of the Haematobia irritans isolate KBUSLIRL chromosome 4, ASM5000362v1, whole genome shotgun sequence genome:
- the LOC142235504 gene encoding uncharacterized protein LOC142235504 — MQKVWLDCVGWDDILSSATVSEWEKFVDSYPDVNSISISRWVREVRPCASAELHVFSDASIGAYAGLVYIRVLAPNGEIVVNLLSCKTKVAPLKSVALPRLELCGAVLASDFAKTVVREVDIDFRRIYCWTDSIIVLAWLRKTPSTTFVANGVCRIQEKVGGTNWYYLRSEDNPADLGSRGVSPWDLATSRIWWREPQWLTCSQSE; from the coding sequence ATGCAGAAGGTTTGGCTTGATTGCGTCGGTTGGGATGATATACTGTCTTCGGCTACAGTCTCCGAGTGGGAGAAATTTGTTGATAGTTATCCGGATGTCAATTCGATAAGTATTTCTCGGTGGGTACGTGAAGTTCGGCCGTGCGCTTCGGCCGAACTTCACGTATTTTCAGATGCCTCGATTGGGGCATACGCGGGGTTGGTATATATTCGAGTTTTGGCCCCAAATGGCGAGATTGTCGTTAATTTGCTATCGTGCAAGACGAAAGTTGctccgttgaaatcggttgctTTGCCTCGTTTGGAGCTTTGCGGCGCTGTTTTAGCGTCCGATTTCGCAAAAACGGTCGTTCGGGAGGTCGATAttgattttcgtcgaatttattGTTGGACGGATTCGATTATTGTTCTGGCCTGGTTGAGAAAGACTCCTTCGACAACATTTGTCGCAAATGGGGTATGTCGCATTCAGGAGAAAGTCGGTGGTACGAATTGGTATTATTTGAGGTCGGAGGATAATCCTGCTGATCTTGGCAGCCGGGGTGTGTCCCCTTGGGATTTGGCCACCTCTCGGATTTGGTGGCGTGAGCCTCAGTGGCTAACGTGTAGTCAATCGGAATGA